One part of the Streptomyces lienomycini genome encodes these proteins:
- a CDS encoding restriction endonuclease, which yields MTRRRPVRRRSRRPGRRQQQRDVQLLAFAVVTAAGIGLVVMVVNWLLAHWWVLVVVLVLAGLAGAGWLYSRRQSARWEAVRAQGLRYGLPQLDALHHTRFEDAIRDLMQRDGCRDARRVGGRGDLGADVKATDPYGRRWVIQCKHRRNGAQGSPVGTPDLQVLNGTARQVHGADVAVIVTNGRVTGPAVTFAKQQRLHVVDRQTLAVWASGSRPLWELLRAVPPPRRPTSLS from the coding sequence GTGACCCGGCGACGGCCGGTGCGGCGGCGCAGCCGGCGGCCCGGCCGACGACAGCAGCAGCGCGATGTGCAGCTGCTCGCCTTCGCCGTGGTGACGGCGGCCGGTATCGGGCTGGTGGTGATGGTGGTCAACTGGCTGCTGGCCCACTGGTGGGTCCTCGTCGTCGTCCTGGTCCTCGCCGGTCTCGCGGGCGCCGGCTGGCTCTACAGCCGCCGGCAGAGCGCCCGGTGGGAGGCGGTGCGGGCGCAGGGCCTGCGCTACGGCCTGCCGCAGCTCGACGCGCTGCACCACACCCGCTTCGAGGACGCCATACGGGACCTGATGCAGCGCGACGGCTGCCGGGACGCCCGGCGGGTCGGCGGCCGCGGCGACCTCGGCGCCGACGTGAAAGCCACCGACCCGTACGGGCGGCGCTGGGTGATCCAGTGCAAGCACCGCCGCAACGGCGCCCAAGGCTCACCGGTCGGCACACCGGACCTCCAGGTCCTCAACGGGACCGCCCGCCAGGTCCATGGCGCCGACGTCGCGGTCATCGTCACGAACGGCCGGGTGACCGGCCCGGCGGTCACGTTCGCCAAGCAGCAGCGGCTGCACGTCGTCGACCGCCAGACGCTCGCCGTGTGGGCGTCCGGTTCCCGTCCCCTGTGGGAGTTGCTGCGGGCGGTGCCGCCCCCGCGCCGCCCGACGTCGCTGAGCTGA
- a CDS encoding IS256 family transposase, with product MTDVMRETGTESGVGELAAAVDDELIGQLVTRAQADGLKLTGEGGLLQQLTKRVLESALEGELTDHLGHEHGERAEGGRENYRNGHRSKTVATEVGPVGISVPRDRAGSFEPMLVKKRQRRLGGIDEMVLSLSAKGLTHGEISAHLAQVYGTEVSKSTISTITDSVVAGMVEWQNRPLDAVYPVVFIDCVHVKVRDGQVANRPVYMALAVTAEGTRDILGLWVGDGGEGAKYWLQVLTEIKNRGVRDVLMLVCDGLTGLPDAVNTVWPATIVQTCVVHLLRNSFKYAGRQDWEKIAKALRPVYTAPTEDAATERFLEFSEEWGAKYPAIVRLWERAWAEFVPFLQFDVEIRRIVCTTNAIESVNARIRKAVRARGHFPTEQAALKCVYLAVMSLDPTGTGAKRWTRRWKPALQAFDITFDGRLTAAQL from the coding sequence ATGACTGACGTGATGCGTGAGACCGGTACCGAGAGTGGCGTCGGCGAGCTGGCGGCCGCCGTGGATGACGAGCTGATCGGTCAGCTGGTGACCCGAGCTCAGGCCGACGGGTTGAAGCTGACCGGTGAGGGCGGCCTGCTGCAGCAGCTGACCAAGCGGGTGCTGGAGTCGGCGCTGGAAGGTGAGCTGACTGATCACCTGGGTCATGAGCACGGTGAGCGGGCCGAGGGCGGGCGGGAGAACTACCGCAACGGCCACCGGTCCAAGACTGTGGCCACCGAGGTCGGCCCGGTCGGGATCTCCGTCCCGCGGGACCGGGCGGGGTCCTTCGAGCCGATGCTGGTCAAGAAGCGACAGCGGCGTCTGGGTGGGATCGACGAGATGGTGCTGTCACTGTCGGCAAAGGGTCTCACGCACGGTGAGATCTCCGCGCACCTGGCCCAGGTGTACGGGACCGAGGTGTCGAAGTCGACCATCTCCACGATCACCGACAGTGTGGTCGCGGGCATGGTGGAATGGCAGAACCGGCCGCTGGACGCGGTGTATCCGGTCGTCTTCATCGACTGTGTGCACGTCAAGGTCAGGGATGGGCAGGTTGCCAATCGCCCGGTCTACATGGCATTGGCCGTGACCGCCGAGGGGACCCGGGACATCCTGGGGCTATGGGTTGGCGATGGCGGCGAGGGAGCCAAATACTGGCTCCAGGTCCTCACCGAGATCAAGAACCGGGGCGTGCGCGACGTCCTGATGCTTGTCTGCGATGGGCTGACCGGACTCCCCGACGCGGTGAACACCGTCTGGCCTGCGACGATCGTGCAGACCTGCGTGGTTCACCTGCTTCGTAACAGCTTCAAATACGCGGGCCGGCAGGACTGGGAGAAGATCGCTAAGGCTCTCCGGCCGGTCTACACCGCGCCCACGGAGGATGCCGCCACGGAAAGGTTCCTGGAGTTCTCGGAGGAATGGGGTGCGAAGTACCCGGCCATCGTCCGGCTGTGGGAGCGGGCCTGGGCGGAGTTCGTGCCCTTCCTTCAGTTCGACGTCGAGATCCGCCGGATCGTGTGCACGACCAACGCGATCGAGTCCGTGAACGCCCGAATCCGCAAGGCCGTCCGTGCTCGCGGACACTTCCCCACGGAACAGGCCGCCCTGAAGTGCGTCTACCTCGCAGTAATGAGCCTGGACCCGACCGGGACCGGAGCGAAGCGTTGGACCAGGCGATGGAAGCCGGCTCTCCAGGCTTTCGACATCACCTTCGACGGCCGTCTCACCGCGGCCCAACTGTAA
- a CDS encoding FG-GAP repeat domain-containing protein, translating to MTAGAKDAVAGKWNTLQFELAATNESDVYGWKKFDAKSAVLSTTYNTVPDVPTGLYTSPDTGAKCGATTPYTVIGNTDITLGGTFRDADGGSVKALFVLWPTGHGGASNEVRTRVSTTSGTVGRLVVAKTKLATLLKDAGVTDAGTFSWYARTEDGTSSSAPSTQCHFQFDGTRPSQPPTLSSTQFPDGSDGWPDNTSSVRTEGTFSIGNGGIADVAKYEYWTDWDPTVRTAAPSALGGSTSVKVTPSSAGSHRLYARSVDRGNNTSDRAVYLFYVNSLNITDKPGDLNGDGNSDMYGVRTDGILRQYSGTGNGTVSIYSEGSSTRFNGASITHRGDWTDDGYEDLISLSGPAGSKTLQLYPNNGYGFACSTTGEEVATGSGTCSTGRQELTVYDPANSHWSNADQVIAIGDVDGPLDVDNDGTTDVPSFPDLVVKEGRLLWLYYGASNYHLDETTEPVLIGDGNWPDYDLIAPGDFDKNGHVDFLARQRSTGDLFLYPGTGPAGEGLGVGETRIKIGEGWTPANRPLITSGGDADNDNKPDLWATSPDTAKGLNFYPAVTTTGHGTPIPVGTNGWLDFETLS from the coding sequence GTGACAGCCGGGGCGAAGGACGCTGTAGCCGGCAAGTGGAACACGCTGCAGTTCGAACTGGCGGCCACCAACGAGTCGGACGTGTACGGCTGGAAGAAGTTCGACGCCAAGTCAGCCGTTCTGTCCACCACCTACAACACCGTTCCCGACGTTCCCACAGGTCTCTACACCTCCCCGGACACCGGCGCGAAGTGCGGAGCGACCACCCCGTACACGGTGATCGGGAACACCGACATCACCCTGGGCGGCACGTTCCGCGACGCCGACGGCGGAAGTGTCAAAGCGCTCTTCGTACTGTGGCCCACCGGCCACGGCGGAGCGAGCAACGAGGTCCGCACCAGAGTGTCCACCACTTCCGGGACGGTCGGCAGACTGGTCGTCGCCAAAACCAAGCTGGCCACGCTGCTCAAGGATGCCGGCGTCACCGATGCGGGCACCTTCTCGTGGTATGCCAGAACCGAAGACGGCACCAGCTCCAGCGCCCCCAGCACCCAATGCCACTTCCAGTTCGACGGCACCCGGCCCAGCCAGCCACCGACCCTGTCATCCACCCAGTTTCCCGACGGCTCCGACGGCTGGCCGGACAACACCAGCTCCGTCCGTACTGAAGGGACCTTCTCCATCGGCAACGGCGGCATCGCGGACGTCGCCAAGTACGAGTACTGGACCGACTGGGACCCCACCGTACGGACCGCCGCCCCCTCAGCCCTCGGCGGATCCACGAGCGTCAAAGTCACGCCCTCATCGGCCGGGTCACACCGCCTGTACGCCCGCAGTGTCGACCGGGGGAACAACACCTCCGACCGCGCTGTCTACCTCTTCTACGTCAACAGCCTCAACATCACCGACAAGCCCGGCGACCTCAACGGCGACGGCAACAGCGACATGTACGGAGTACGCACCGACGGAATACTCCGGCAGTACTCCGGCACCGGCAACGGAACCGTGAGCATCTACTCCGAAGGCAGCTCCACCCGATTCAACGGCGCATCCATCACTCACCGCGGCGACTGGACCGATGACGGATACGAAGACCTCATCTCCCTCAGCGGACCCGCAGGCAGCAAAACACTCCAGCTCTACCCCAACAACGGCTACGGCTTCGCCTGCAGCACCACAGGCGAAGAAGTCGCAACCGGCAGCGGGACCTGCTCCACAGGCCGCCAGGAACTGACCGTCTACGACCCCGCCAACAGCCACTGGAGCAACGCCGACCAAGTCATCGCCATCGGCGACGTCGACGGCCCGCTCGACGTCGACAACGACGGCACCACGGACGTCCCCAGCTTCCCCGACCTCGTCGTCAAGGAAGGCAGACTGCTCTGGCTCTACTACGGCGCCAGCAACTACCACCTCGACGAAACCACCGAACCCGTCCTCATCGGCGACGGCAACTGGCCCGACTACGACCTCATCGCCCCCGGAGACTTCGACAAGAACGGCCACGTCGACTTCCTCGCCCGCCAACGCAGCACCGGCGACCTCTTCCTCTACCCCGGCACCGGACCCGCCGGAGAAGGACTGGGAGTAGGCGAGACCCGCATCAAGATCGGCGAGGGCTGGACACCTGCGAACCGGCCCCTCATCACCTCAGGCGGCGACGCCGACAACGACAACAAGCCAGACCTGTGGGCCACCAGCCCGGACACCGCCAAGGGCCTCAACTTCTACCCAGCAGTAACCACCACAGGCCACGGAACACCCATCCCCGTCGGCACCAACGGCTGGCTCGACTTCGAGACACTCAGCTAA